DNA sequence from the Procambarus clarkii isolate CNS0578487 chromosome 9, FALCON_Pclarkii_2.0, whole genome shotgun sequence genome:
atatatatatatatatatatatatatatatatatatatataatatatatatatataatataatatagtagctgaagtatgttgaccagaccacacactagaaggtgaagggacgacgtcgtttcggtccgtcctggaccattctcaagtcgatatatatataatttatatatatattatatggggGGAGGCGCATGGGTCAATAGGGGTTCTGTAATTTATTAATACCTATGTAGTCATGTTGGGTGGGAGAGTGGGCGCTGCGTCTTGGTGTTGATGAAGGTAAAATGTactttatattaatataaatgtaTGTTTTTcatattaaacaaaaattattcattaaatttatatatgttatTTAAATCAATAAAATTACTTGCATCTTTTGCCAAGACACACAACGGGTTGTGAATAAGTTGTGAAGACAACGACATGGATATAACACTTTGTGAAGACAACGACAAGTGCATAACACTTTGTGAAGACAACGACAAGTGCATAACACTTTGTGAAGACAACGACAAGTGCATAACACTTTGTGAAGACAACGACAAGTGCACAACACTTTGTGAAGACAACGACAAGTGCACAACACTTTGTGAAGACAACGACAAGTGCACAACACTTTGTGAAGACAACGACAAGTGCACAACACTTTGTGAAGACAACGACAAGTGCATAACACTTTGTGAAGACAACGACAAGTACATAACACTGTGTAAAGACAACGACAAGTACATAACACTTTGTGAAGACAACGACAAGTGCATAACACTGTGTAAAGACAACGACAAGTGCATAACACTTTGTGAAGACAACGACAAGTACATAACACTGTGTAAAGACAACGACAAGTACATAACACTTTGTGAAGACAACGACAAGTACATAACACTGTGTAAAGACAACGACAAGTGCATAACACTTTGTGAAGACAACGACAAGTACATAACACTGTGTGAAGACAACGACAAGTACATAACACTGTGTAAAGACAACGACAAGTGCATAACACTTTGTGAAGACAACGACAAGTGCATAACACTTTGTGAAGACAACGACAAGTACATAACACTGTGTGAAGACAACGACAAGTACATAACACTGTGTGAAGACAACGACAAGTACATAACACTGTGTGAAGACAACGACCAACACAAAACAAGGTGTAAAGACAACGAAAAGTGCAAAGAAAATGAGTTGAAAGCAATGAGTAGAGAACTAGTGTCAaagacaacgacaagtacgacacAC
Encoded proteins:
- the LOC123774835 gene encoding uncharacterized protein codes for the protein MDITLCEDNDKCITLCEDNDKCITLCEDNDKCITLCEDNDKCTTLCEDNDKCTTLCEDNDKCTTLCEDNDKCTTLCEDNDKCITLCEDNDKYITLCKDNDKYITLCEDNDKCITLCKDNDKCITLCEDNDKYITLCKDNDKYITLCEDNDKYITLCKDNDKCITLCEDNDKYITLCEDNDKYITLCKDNDKCITLCEDNDKCITLCEDNDKYITLCEDNDKYITLCEDNDKYITLCEDNDQHKTRCKDNEKCKENELKAMSRELVSKTTTSTTHIVYNNNNNNNNKC